The Flavobacterium faecale genome has a segment encoding these proteins:
- a CDS encoding head GIN domain-containing protein has translation MKKVLMIALVICSQITMAQVTKNLGDFNAISIFDKLNVKLIPGSENKIVIKGTRASEVETVNNNGVLKVRMPFPKLMSGNDIMIQLYYKNIDDISASEGSFVSSDAVFKATIMNVSAREGAQIEVELDAEKVNVKAVTGGIVNLSGEANNQDVAIGTGGNLSAIDLRTSQTTVTVSAGGTAEVYATTLVDAKVRAGGNIYIYGKPKQVNKATVLGGKIEEKN, from the coding sequence ATGAAAAAAGTATTGATGATTGCTCTAGTGATTTGTTCGCAAATCACTATGGCACAGGTAACAAAAAATTTAGGCGATTTTAATGCCATAAGTATTTTTGACAAACTGAATGTGAAGCTTATTCCAGGATCTGAAAATAAGATTGTGATCAAAGGAACGCGCGCTTCAGAAGTGGAAACAGTGAATAACAATGGTGTTTTGAAAGTAAGAATGCCGTTTCCAAAATTGATGTCAGGTAATGATATCATGATTCAGTTGTATTACAAAAACATAGATGACATTAGCGCAAGCGAAGGATCATTTGTGTCCAGCGATGCTGTTTTTAAAGCTACAATCATGAACGTAAGTGCTCGTGAAGGAGCACAGATCGAAGTAGAGTTGGATGCTGAAAAAGTAAATGTAAAAGCCGTTACAGGTGGTATTGTTAACTTATCTGGTGAGGCCAACAATCAAGATGTTGCTATTGGAACAGGTGGTAATCTTAGTGCGATAGATTTGCGTACGTCGCAAACAACGGTAACTGTCTCTGCAGGAGGTACTGCCGAGGTGTATGCGACTACATTGGTAGATGCCAAAGTAAGAGCTGGTGGAAACATTTACATCTACGGGAAACCAAAGCAAGTAAATAAAGCGACTGTTCTTGGTGGTAAAATTGAAGAAAAAAATTAA
- the rnr gene encoding ribonuclease R translates to MGKRLKKPTQKQLDFSDKIIKILSNSANKEFTYKQIAAKLELDDTQSRNQIIKDLKLLTADKKIVETEPGKYLIKTESKEYYEGKIDMTSRKTAYFVCPDFGEDVFIPTNNLNHALDKDIVKVYVYNRRRGKRPEGEVVEIVERAKTDFVGVIDIQKNFAFVSTANPKMYTDIFIPKDKIGEAEQGDVVLVHIEDWPRKADSPFGVVSKVLGKPGEHDTEIHAILAEYGLPSEFPIEIETFAQKIDTSITPEEIANRRDMRDTLTFTIDPKDAKDFDDALSFKKLENGNYEIGIHIADVSYYLEEGTILDDEAYQRATSVYLVDRVVPMLPEVLSNFACSLRPQEEKYTFSAVFEISEKCEVVNQWFGRTVIYSDQRFAYEEAQYIIETKDDTIPEDISITGTSYQVSPEIVAATLKLDELAKIFRRKRMNDGAISFDKVEVKFNLDENGEPEGVYFKVSKDANHLIEEFMLLANKKVAEYIGKQKKTFIYRIHDEPNEDKLFAMQAVIAKFGYKIDFKQGDVSKALNQLMADVNGKKEQNLIDTLAIRSMSKAKYSTDNIGHYGLAFDYYSHFTSPIRRYPDVMVHRLLQFYLDGAKSADEELYETKCLHCSTMEGLATNAERDSIKYMQVKYMQDHQDQEFLGVISGVTEWGIYVEIIENKCEGMVRIRDLKDDYYTFDEKQYAMVGATSEQLLQLGDEIYVTVKNADLVKKQLDFNYVRRNENN, encoded by the coding sequence ATGGGAAAAAGATTAAAGAAACCTACACAGAAACAACTAGATTTCTCTGATAAAATTATAAAAATACTATCCAATAGTGCTAATAAAGAGTTCACTTATAAGCAAATAGCTGCTAAGTTGGAACTTGATGATACACAAAGTCGTAACCAAATCATTAAAGATTTGAAGTTATTAACGGCAGATAAAAAAATTGTGGAAACCGAACCTGGTAAGTATTTGATAAAAACAGAAAGTAAAGAATACTACGAAGGTAAGATAGACATGACCAGTCGTAAAACGGCTTATTTTGTTTGTCCAGATTTTGGCGAAGATGTATTTATTCCGACCAACAATCTAAATCATGCCTTGGACAAAGACATCGTAAAAGTGTACGTATACAATCGTAGACGCGGTAAACGTCCTGAGGGTGAAGTTGTTGAAATAGTAGAAAGAGCCAAAACAGATTTTGTTGGGGTTATTGACATTCAAAAAAACTTTGCATTTGTCTCTACTGCCAATCCAAAAATGTACACGGATATCTTTATCCCGAAAGACAAAATAGGAGAAGCAGAGCAGGGTGACGTAGTATTGGTTCATATTGAAGATTGGCCTAGAAAAGCTGATAGTCCTTTTGGAGTAGTGTCAAAAGTACTTGGGAAACCAGGAGAACACGATACAGAGATTCATGCAATTTTAGCAGAATATGGTTTGCCATCTGAGTTTCCGATAGAAATTGAGACGTTTGCACAAAAAATAGATACTTCTATTACTCCAGAAGAAATAGCCAATCGTAGAGACATGCGTGATACGCTAACTTTTACCATTGATCCAAAAGATGCAAAAGATTTTGATGATGCATTATCTTTCAAAAAATTAGAAAATGGTAATTATGAAATTGGTATTCACATTGCCGATGTTTCGTATTATCTTGAAGAAGGAACTATTCTTGATGACGAAGCCTATCAACGTGCAACCTCTGTGTATTTGGTAGATAGGGTAGTACCTATGTTACCAGAAGTACTATCAAATTTTGCTTGTTCTTTGCGTCCGCAAGAAGAGAAATATACTTTTTCGGCCGTGTTCGAAATCAGTGAAAAATGCGAAGTTGTAAACCAATGGTTTGGTCGTACCGTGATATATTCTGATCAACGTTTTGCTTACGAAGAAGCGCAGTACATCATAGAGACCAAAGACGATACCATTCCCGAAGATATTTCGATCACGGGTACTTCTTATCAAGTTTCTCCAGAAATCGTTGCAGCGACGCTTAAATTGGATGAACTAGCCAAGATCTTCCGTAGAAAAAGAATGAACGATGGAGCCATCTCCTTTGATAAGGTCGAAGTGAAATTCAATCTAGATGAGAACGGTGAACCAGAAGGTGTTTATTTTAAAGTTTCTAAAGATGCCAATCATCTGATTGAAGAGTTCATGCTATTGGCCAATAAGAAAGTAGCAGAATACATTGGTAAACAAAAGAAAACTTTTATTTATAGAATTCACGATGAACCAAACGAAGATAAATTGTTTGCTATGCAAGCAGTGATTGCTAAATTTGGTTATAAAATAGATTTCAAACAAGGAGATGTTTCCAAAGCATTGAACCAGTTGATGGCAGATGTAAACGGAAAAAAAGAGCAAAATTTAATTGATACCTTGGCTATTCGCTCTATGAGTAAAGCTAAATATTCAACAGATAATATTGGACATTACGGTTTAGCATTCGATTATTACTCCCATTTTACTTCACCAATTCGTCGTTATCCTGATGTAATGGTACATCGTTTATTACAATTTTACTTAGACGGAGCTAAATCTGCAGACGAAGAATTGTATGAAACCAAATGTTTACATTGCTCCACTATGGAAGGTTTGGCTACCAATGCCGAACGTGATTCGATCAAATACATGCAGGTAAAATACATGCAAGATCATCAAGATCAAGAGTTTTTGGGTGTTATTTCTGGTGTGACAGAGTGGGGGATTTATGTCGAAATCATTGAAAATAAATGCGAAGGTATGGTTCGAATAAGAGATCTTAAAGACGATTATTATACCTTTGATGAAAAACAATATGCCATGGTTGGCGCGACTTCGGAACAGTTATTGCAATTAGGTGACGAGATCTATGTTACAGTTAAAAATGCCGATTTGGTTAAAAAACAATTGGACTTTAATTATGTGCGTAGAAATGAAAACAACTAA